ttgaaataaatgtagcacttgcaatttatattaatacttttgtattaatataacttgtaatctttaaattaatacaaattattaatataacttacaatagttatacaaaatataaaaaaaattaaaaaatacactaaacccggCCCGACCCGGCCCCTTAACCTGTAACCCTTACGAttcaatttttacccggatgaacccgaacccgttaaactCGTTAAGCCACAACCCGTAACCGCCCCGGACCGTAACCCGTACGGGTCCAAAAAATAGCAACCCGGCCCGGCTCACCCGTTTAACACATATACTCTGGCCATTCTTCTCCATGTACCTGTCACCTTTGTGTTCTTTATATTCATCCCAAGCCATTTAAGCACCTCTTCTAAACACATCTTAGAGAATACGCATTCAAAGAATAGGTGGTCAATCGATTCTGCTTGTCCGGCACATAGCATACATTCACTGTCTTGTGTAATCCCCATTCTTAGTGTTCTATCTTTTGTCAATAGTTTCCTATGCATTGCAAGCCAACAAATGAAACTATGCTTATGATTATTCATTTTGTTCCATACCCCTCTGCTCCAAGGCCATTGTTCCAGTTCCCCTCTTCTCCAGTGGTAGCCACTCTTAATTGTGTATTTTCCAGCCTTAGTTTGCCACTCATTCTCTACATATCCTGCTGCATACGTATCTCGTATAGAACATATTTTCCTCCAGTACTAACAACAGCCCTATGAGGAGTGTAGTGCCACCAATTTTCCTCTTTCAAATAGTTAAGATTCACCCATTTAACCCACAACGTATCTTCTTTGTTTGCAATGTGCCAAACATATTTTGCCACAACAGCTTCATTTCATATATTGCAATCTCTTATTCCTATCCCCCTTCTCTTTTTGGTCTACTAAATCCCAAACTACCAATGACACCTTATTTGATATTCCTTTTCCATCCCATAAGTAGTTCCTATAGATTGCCATGATGTCCTTTAAGACCTTCTTTGGTAGAATGAAGATTGTTGCCCAGTAGGAGTGTATGTTTATCAACGTAGAGTTAATCAATTGAACTCTGCCTGTATAAGACAAGTTTTTCGATCCCCAAGAGTGTATTCTTATGCTCAGTTTATCCACTAGTAATTCACAGTCCCTTGCTGCCAGTTTCCTTGATGCTATAGGAACCCCTAAGTATTTAAATGGCAAGGTTCCCTGTTTATACCCTGTTATCTCACAGATATTAGCTAAGCATTGACTTTCCATATTTACACTATAGACATTTGATTTCCCAGCATTCGTACTAAGTTCAGATGCATTAGAGAATGTTTGTAGACCTCTCAACATAAGCAATACACTTTGATAGTCTCCTTTGCAAAACATTAATACATCATTAGCAAAACATAAGTGATTTAGCTTCAAACTCTTGCACTTTGTATGAAAAGCAAATCCATCAAGAGTGGCTACCCATTGCATGATTCTTGTAAAATATTCCATACATATTGCGAATAGAAGAGGTGATATAGGATCTCCCTGTTGCAATCCCCTTCTCCCCTTAATACATTCATAGAGTCCCCCACTCAATGCAATTGAGTATTGAGTTGTAGATATACATACCATAGTCCATTTGATGAATATGGGAGGAAAGTTTAAGGCATGTAACATTTCTTCCACAAATCCCCATTCCACTGAGTCATATGCTTTCTTTAGATCTATTTTAATTAAACAACTTCGTGTGGACTTCTTCCTGTTGTACAGTTTCACCAGGTCTTGACAAATAAGGATGTTTTATACAATGCTTCTGCCTTCCACAAAAGCACTCTAGTTCTCAACTATTATTGTGGGTAATACTTCTTTTAATCTATTGGACAACATCTTAGAGATTACTTTATAAACAGTGTTGCAGCATACAATAGGTCTATAGTCTCCTACCTCATCTGCATGATTGTTCTTTGGGACAAGAGTTATAGTTGTGTTGTTGATAATCTTGAGCATTTTTGTCATTTCAAAGAACTCCATTGCACTtcctattaaatcatgttttacaACTGGCCAACAGTCCTTGAATAATTGGCTTCCATAGCCATCAGGTCCTGTGGATTTATCTCCTACTATTGACCATAAGGCTGCCTTTACTTCTTTTTTAGTAAACTGAGCTTTCAACTTTTCTCTCTGCTCCTGTTGTACTATAGGCCCTCTTCGAACTAGATTGCTACATATATGTTGTCTTCCTTCTTTACATTCACCTAACAGATTCTTATAGAAGTTAATGAAGGAATTTGCAATCCCTTCCATATCTGTATGCACCTTCCCTATTGCATCCTTAATGGAAAAAATCCTATTAGCATTTCTTATGGCTTTTATCACATTATGAAAGTATTTTTATTTTGATCACCCTGTCTCAGCCACTGTATCTTGCACTTTTGTCTCAAGAATTGTTCCTTAGCTGCCTTCCATTTAATGCTTTCTTGCATCAATTTGATTTCCTCTATAATTAGTTCAGCATTCCTAGGATCTTTTTGGATCTTTTCTTGACACTCTATCAAGCTTGCCATTGCTGTTTCTGCCTTCCCTTCAACATCTGAAAATCTTTCCTTGTTTAGTCTTTGCAGTACACTCTTTGTTCTATTCAGCTTCCCCACCAGTTTATACATCTTTGTGGCTTTCAGCTCCTTCTTCCACACTTCTTGTACTCTTGGTTTAAATTCTGGTATTAGGCTCCACATATTAAAATATCTAAACTGCCTTTTATGCCCTGTACTCCCCCCTTCCCAATTTATTATTGCTGGACAATGATCATATATGCCTTCACTCATGAAGTGTACTTCTGATACATGCAAGTCTGTCATCCATTCAGTATTTACCAGTACACGGTCTATTTTACTATAAACTCTACTATCTCCCCCTTGCTTGTTATTCCATGTGAAGAAAGCTCCTGAAGATCTAAACTCCTTCAAACCACACACTTCAATACACTGTCTAAATTCTCTTGTTTCAGCCATTATTACTTTACTTCCTATTCTTTCCTCCTTGTTAAGGACACAATTGAAGTCGCCCATCACAGCCCAAGGGCCATCCATCTGAGTACCTATCTGGTTGATATCTTCCCAGAGTTTCCTTCTTGCTGCTTGCTTATTAAAACCATACACTAATGTGACATTAAAACTGAGCCCATTCCCTTGATGTTTGACTTCACTGTGAATTAGTTATTCAGTCAATTCCTTTATGTTTACCTCATATAGTTGAGGTTTCCACAACAGCCATATCCTTTCTCCTGGGTGCTTTCTAAGTTTGTTGTGAACGACCAGCCTTGACAAAGATTGAGAGAAGCTTTCTGTGCCTTAGCTCTCTTAATGTTTGTTTCCAGAAATCCAAACAAGCCAACCCTTAGATTATGGATAAACAAATTTATTTCTCTCTGTTTATCTGGCTTATTCAAACCTCTGGGATTCCAAAAACCAATCCTATCCATTAGGGTTGGGGTGTCCCCCACCCTTTTCATGTCTTGGACCTCCCTCAGCTTCACCTCCTCTAGGGCAGGGAGGTATAGATATGCCTTCATTCTTGCTTTGCTGGTCATCTAAGGCTGCAAATGAATTCCCTATATTGATTTGTGGTTCTCTGATCACTATTCCTCTGCTTGTATTACCCCTCCTGTAATAGAAATTTTCTTTTCTTGGTTTTACCATCACCTGCTTTCCTTCCCTTTGCTAATATTTCTCTACACCAGTTGCATCCTTGTTCATTACTGTGCTGTTTTCTTTGTGTTCTCCATTGCTTGTATTCTCTGCCccattttttgcttcttcttccctTGCTAATGCCGTATTATTTGTTTCTTCTCTTATGTACTTTCTGCATTCCTTTAGTTCATGCCCAAAATATTTGTACTTGGTACATAGTATTGgtttccattcgaatttcacatCTTGTTCCACAATGTGTCCATGCTCATTGTCAAACATAATTGTGTCTGGAAATACCTTATTAATGGGAACTTCCACCAATACTCTAGCAAATGTCATTCTCTCCTTCATTGTAGTGGCTTTGTATGCTTTCAGAGGATTGCCAACCAACCCTGCTATTTTTTCTAATGCTTGTTTTCCCCAATACTTCACATTCAGTCCCGGAAGTCTGATCCATACTGGTATGTTTTCCATTATCTCTTTCTTCATTTCTATTTCTGGTTGCCAAGGCTTGACTATAACAGACTTTCTGTCGAACATCTGGACTCTATCTTCTACTACTTTTGTGCGACTTTCAAGTGTGTGAAATGTGACGAGAAACACTCCTCTATGTACTTGTGCAACTTTATCAATTTCCAACCCTCCCCAAATTCTGTTGAAGTATCCTTCAATGGCTGTTTGAGGTGGATTTGAGCCCAACACATAACATACTATCCATGTTTTCCAATACTCCACCTCCTTATGGATATCTTCTAGAGTTATTTTCACATTGCTGTTAACAAGTGTTTCTCGTTTCAAATCCTCACCTTCTTCCATTGGAATAGTTCCTACAATCTTACTCCATGAAGGTCTAGTTTCTAGGGTTTGCGTCTTACTCTGTGCAACAAGTGCAATTGCTTCCTCCTCCACCTCATCAGCCCACGATCATCTACTTACATCACTTCTCCCCTCCACATTTTCATTCTGTGTATTCGCTAGTGTTACAGTTGGGTTTAAAGTTGCCGACACTCAATCCATATCCAATGGTACAATTCCATGAATTGCATtcaaatttcttattttatttgaaTCTTTTGTCCTAGGAACACCTTTTCCTCCTTGATTTTGACTTGGATTTACTATCCTCTCGCCCCAACCTTGGATTTCCTACCCATATTCAGCGTTAACTGATAGGAAATTTCATTCTAGAGAaagaattttattttttgctaACTTAACTATGTAAATGTTGTGGGAAAAGTAACTGATGCATGATATCCTCCTTCTTCTCTCTAGGAAAAAGGTGAATAGTAATTCTGTCACTATTCATCGGGCCATAACTCCGGCATCCGGCAAGGTAATATCACAAGATTGGTCTTAAAAGAACCCTTTTCTCTTAGAGAACAATCCCCAACTGGTTTCATCCTCAAATTCATAACCTATTTTTCTAGATCTTAAATTCTATTTCGCGATTTACTGTAGCAAGCAAAATTTTTCAGATTTTGTTGTTATTTTCAGTTCTCCACGTCAATGATATGGTGACGTTTTGAGCAGCCATGGATGCTGTCGTCTCTCCCCAGTCTTTGGCTGTGGGAGAGCCACCAATAAAACCCACATATGCTCAGCAAATCGCAACAAAAATAGACCTCATACCTCGCacaactccaaaactcaaaccAGTCTAGTTCATCCATGGAGAGCCAACTATAATGTTTTTCTTAGAAGAACAACAACAGTTTGTTGTGGAGGAAGGCTTGTATCAATAAATAGTGATGAAAGTATCTCCAGGAGCACCAGAACTCAATGAGCAACGAGATTTACTGCCCAAACACTTAGGTGTTAAGTGTCGATGTATAATCGGTTTACTCGCACCAAGACAATTACTGCTAAGGTTTGATCGTTATGATGATAATGTAAGTGCTTAGCTCGCTCTGTTAATTATCTGCTGTATAAGGGTGTTCAGCTTCAATATCGTGTATTTCCATGGACGATTGGTTATTACCCAAATGAGGAAACAACAAAAGCAGTGGTTTGGATATCGTTGCCAAATCTGTCACCAGATTTGTTTGCGATGCcttcattgttgtctataacatCTGCTGTAGGAAAACCAATTGCCATTGATAAGGTAACACAAACTAAGTCCAGACCTTGCACTGCTAGGGTGAAGGTGAtattagacttgcttgataaaCATCCTAATCGCGTAAGGTTGCAAAGTGTGGATACAATTTCTGGAAAAGTACtggaggtttttcaagaaatcgtTTACGATAATTTACCtctgtattgtaattgttataaGAATCAAGGCCATGATGAAACTACGTGTCAGAGACTTCAGAAAAAAATCGTGATGAGGATGCTCAGATTGATGAAGAGCAGCCTCGTCAAGAACAAATTGGTGGTGCGAAATACAAGGGAGATTTGCATCAGTTTTTGAAAGAGAGGAGGGCCTTAAATGATGGTGATCGAAATGCTGGAGATCACATTAACCATACAGATGCTACAAAGGTGTTAAGAGCTTCTCAAAGGGCTCATGAACACGCTGAAAATTTGATCAAGACAGCACATGTAACAGCTGTATCTACTGCTGCTTTGGTTCCTGTTGATACAGCTCTTGCTAACGCTTCTCATCATGAAGCTGTAGCAGGGCAGAGTAATTTACGACCAGTCTCAAAGGATGTTATTAGCGATCCAAATAGCATGGGGAAGGATAACGTTGACAAAGGTGCTGGTGAGAATGAGGAGAAATTACTCAGCTTGGCAAGCATGGCTAATGGTACTGTTGGTGAGGGAAGTAGGGCACGTGAAGGTGTTGTAGAGCAGCATGATTTGGTTACTGCAACAGGTATGATGGCTACTACTGCTTCGAAAATAATTGGGGATCGAGCTGTAGCACTTTTTGAACCAGCGGAGAAATCAACAGTTGTAGGTGAACAATTTGCTACAATGACCAAGTTTGAGTCAGTTGTGCAAGCAGTTAGTTTTGAGGCTGTTGGAGATATTGAATTAGGCGTTGAAGGTTTTGGGAAATCTCTTAATGACCAAAGAAAATCCAAGGATAAACAGGTTACTAAAGTAACCTCTCATCATAGTAATGCTAACAGGAATGGACAGGAACTTGAGAAAGGAGATGGTGTAACTGGAATTCGTGGCAAACGAGATACTGGTGAAGTTGGTGGAACATCTGCTAACAACAACTCTACTAATATGTTAGAAGCAGGATCTCAACATGGGCAACAATCACCTGTTAATGGCTGGTCTGTAGTGCATCGATCACCTAGCAGAAAAGGATATTCAGATCATAAAAATCTGGAGGCAGCAACAGAGTTTAAGATTTCTAACTCTTTTGACGCCTTGGTTTGTGCACATGAACATGGTAAGCAAGATCTTCAGCATAAGGATCTAAATGCAGATTTAAAAATTACGCAACAGAGGTCTCTAGCAAgtacaaaaaatagcaaaattctGGTTTTCCTTTGGACATTGTGCCAGTTGCGAGGGAGCTAAAGGGCAATCATGCACATAGCTCCAATGCTCCGGCCTTGCAGTTCTCCAGTCCACAGGTGGAAAAAATAATCAAACATGCACAGAACGAGATGATGCTAAACACTAATATGGTTAAACAACCATGGGTTACATTGAACACTTCCATCTTTGAAGTACCATCACAATCGTTGGACTCTT
The Nicotiana sylvestris chromosome 11, ASM39365v2, whole genome shotgun sequence DNA segment above includes these coding regions:
- the LOC138880679 gene encoding uncharacterized protein; the protein is MTSKARMKAYLYLPALEEVKLREVQDMKRVGDTPTLMDRIGFWNPRGLNKPDKQREINLFIHNLRVGLFGFLETNIKRAKAQKASLNLCQGWSFTTNLESTQEKGYGCCGNLNYMSFNVTLVYGFNKQAARRKLWEDINQIGTQMDGPWAVMGDFNCVLNKEERIGSKVIMAETREFRQCIEVCGLKEFRSSGAFFTWNNKQGGDSRVYSKIDRVLVNTEWMTDLHVSEVHFMSEGIYDHCPAIINWEGGSTGHKRQFRYFNMWSLIPEFKPRVQEVWKKELKATKMYKLVGKLNRTKSVLQRLNKERFSDVEGKAETAMASLIECQEKIQKDPRNAELIIEEIKLMQESIKWKAAKEQFLRQKCKIQWLRQGDQNKNTFIM
- the LOC104249321 gene encoding uncharacterized protein, yielding MEEGEDLKRETLVNSNVKITLEDIHKEVEYWKTWIVCYVLGSNPPQTAIEGYFNRIWGGLEIDKVAQVHRGVFLVTFHTLESRTKVVEDRVQMFDRKSVIVKPWQPEIEMKKEIMENIPVWIRLPGLNVKYWGKQALEKIAGLVGNPLKAYKATTMKERMTFARVLVEVPINKVFPDTIMFDNEHGHIVEQDVKFEWKPILCTKYKYFGHELKECRKYIREETNNTALAREEEAKNGAENTSNGEHKENSTVMNKDATGVEKY